A region of the Vigna unguiculata cultivar IT97K-499-35 chromosome 9, ASM411807v1, whole genome shotgun sequence genome:
ttttgttttttattttgttttatgtggtaaattttttattgtttatgtgTTCATTTGGTATCAGGCGTCTTTTTCTATTTGGGGCTcgattttaacttaaatttttaaaaataaattcgtttaatttttttctttaaataggATCAAAGTTGTTAAGATGAAAAAGTAAAGTCGTCTTTCATCCAATcaacttttatgttttattttttcaaaaactgaAATTGTATCATGAGAAGCCAATTTCTACTAACGTAAAAAGTGAATTATCTTTTTATACAGGACCActtcacttttcaatttttttattacaggttaaaataaagactcattcaaacaattaatcaaattttgcaGACACGTTAATTATAGATAAGTTTATCTCTcgttttttttctccttttctttttcttctggCACTGTTAATTTACGAGAAAAATTAATGGTGCATGTGACGGACAATCAAGCTGCGGCTGGCAgcataatttgtattatttatttaacatctATGCAAAAAGACAATGCTATTTTAACTAAACTTTTACTAttcttaaattgtttttataataattataaaagaatattttttaaaaggtaaaacGGTTCTCTATGTAGAGAGATCCATTTCTCTTTTAAAGAGCATACACTTGATCTCCAAGATATCTGCAACACGAATCTTGGCTGTGTGCGAGTATCTGCATAATGGGTACTCCGGCGGTACGACGCATTTCAGAATGTTTTGTGAAGCCTCACCCCTCCGACCACTTCTCCGATCAAATCTGCAATTTAACACCTTGGGATATTGCCATGTTGTCTGTGCACTATATTCAGAAGGGTCTACTCTTCAAGAAGCCTGAAACACTTGTTGATGAAAACGAGTTCATACAAAATCTGTTGGAGAAGCTCAAACACTCTCTTTCTCTTACCCTCTCTCATTTCTATCCATTGTCTGGTCGCCTCGTTACCcacaaaacccaaaaccctccCTCTTATACTGTTTCTGTCGATTGCAAGAACAGTGATGGAGCTAGATTCATTTATGCAACTCTTGATGTCACCATATCTGAACTACTCTCCCCAGTAGACACCCCATCCATTTTTCAATCATTCTTTGACCACCACAAAGCAATCAACCATGACGGTCACTCCATGCCGCTCTTGTCCATCCAAATCACTGAATTGGTCGATGGTGTTTTCATAGGCTGTTCCATGAACCATGTTATTGGCGATGGAACTTCTTATTGGAATTTCTTCAATTCATGGTCTCAGATCTTCCAAGCACAGTCTCTCTCACGCCAACCCATTAACAATCGTTGGTTTCCAAATAATTGTATACCACCGATATCTCTTAATTTCAAACATCATGACGAGTTTATAGAGAGATCTGAAAAACCCCTCCTGAGAGAgagattttttcatttttcagcAGAGTCTATTGCGAAACTGAAAGCAAAGGCCAACTCAGAATCCAATACCACAACAATCTCTTCCTTCCAGTCATTATCAGCACTTGTTTGGAGATCGATAACTCGTGCGCGCTCCATACCGTCTGACCAAAAAACAACTTGCAGATTAGCCGCAACCAGTCGATCAAGAATGGAGCCGGCTCTGCCTGAAGAATACTTTGGAAACTGCCTTCATGCAGTGAATGCAGAAACGACAGCAGGGGAATTGCTTGAGAATGATCTAGGATGGGCAGCGTGGAAGTTGCATGTGGCTGTTAAAAACCTTAACGATAGAGTGGTGTTGCAGTATCTGCAAGAGTGGTTAGATTCTCCTGTGATATATCAAATGGGTCGTTTCTTTGAACCGTATTGTGTGATGATGGGTAGCTCCCCCAGGTTCAATATGTATGGGAGTGAATTTGGAATGGGGAAAGCGGTGGCTGCTAGAAGCGGCTATGCAAATAAATTTGATGGGAAAGTGTCATCATACCCAGGGCGTGAAGGAGGAGGAAGCATTGATTTGGAAGTTTGCCTTTTCCCACATACAATGACTGCCTTGGAATCAGACAAGGAATTCATGAATGCAGTTTCTGAGTTCAATCCCCTGCTGTTCTAGTTCGCTAAATGTGGTGATGCAACCACATCttcttttaattaatgtaatatcgATTCTGAGTTTTAATAATATAGACAAGTTATTATTCAAACATCTGTTAAATTTATCTCTTCTGTTCACCAAATATAAAAGTGTAAATACAACGATACTTGCTATAAGATCGTAGAAAAGTAATATCCATAGGAAAGATCAACAGAACCAACATAGACAGAGCAGAGGAAGAGCACCAAAGCACATAAAATCCAAATTCTACAGAGAATCCGACAGAGTAACAAGAAATTTTGTACAACAGGACCATtctaaattacattaaatagcACAACCTACAAAAACATACAGGTCTCGTGAACCCTAATCTGACTCCTTCTGTAGACGTTTTTTCTTGGGCCAGCTGCTTcctctttttttcttacttCCATGAGATTtccttctttatatataaaatattgagaTATGAACTCATCTTACATAGATCGATactatttcaaattcaaaatcttaatgataataaaagattgatattatttcaaattcaaaatcttaaaataataagtttacgagtctttatcattatatagtgcttaatttctcatttttatttaatataaaacttaaacttATACTTAAATTTCCAACAATctcctctttcaaaaatgagtCTCTTCACATTGGTACTTGTCCTCGAGCACAAACATCTCAAGTCACGAGTACTCCTTACTTGTTGATGACTCTTTCACAGCAACCATTTTCGAGCAAGTCTATTAGAATGTAATATCAACAAGTGTCGTATCcacaacaaaaattatttcCCAACAAGTCTTTTGGAACGTAATATCAACAAGTGTTGTACCCACAGGAATTTAGCAAGTATATTAGTAGttttatttttgggtttttggtttGTGAGAAAGAGTGCaagtaaaaatagataatagtaATTAGATAGATTAAGTGTAGTAGGgactatgaattgatttcatctcatcttcttctactaTACCACTACCATCTTGTTTACATACTAtgcaaatcattcaatgtcTCGGGAGTACTATTTCTATGTAGATCTAAGTTCATCCCTAATATACTAGAACCTAAGGACTTCAAACTCGGTGTGATTCCTCAATCCAAACCagataaataaatgaatcatcaagtcatcattaagcataaatcaaaccacaaacaatTGAATGAAAGTAAAGATAAATACTCAAGAAGTCGAACTGAATAGAACCAGGATTGATTACATCAAACCTAAACACGAAGGAGTTCAACtactcataaaatattacaatgcaATTTCAACCGCATTTACACATAAGATTTACACTGAGAGCATCTCTCTTGTGCCTCACAAACTTTATTCTATCCTACTACTACATTTTTGGACCTCCATTGAATTCTTGAAATGAGGACCTAAggtctttatttatagaaatttttggGCAGTGCTCAACCCAACTTTTGGCGCTCAGCCATGCACTGCCTTAAGTGTTGAGCACATCCTCTTGTGGCTCAACCATGCACCGCCTTAAGTGCTGAGCACATTTTCTCGTGTCTTAGTCATGCACTGCCTTAAGTGCTGAACACATGCTCTTGTGGCTCAGCCATGCAACGCCTAAAGTGTTGAGTACATCTCTCGTCACTCAATCATAAACCGCCTTAAGTGCttaacaccattttgttgtggctgAGCTCCAAAAGTCATATTCTGGATCTTTCCTTGATGTGGAGCTCAACCGTGAATTTTGGGGCTCAGTTgcatcatttttaattcttcGAGAAATTgctacaaaatcataaaaattcacaaatttcttatttatcttctttttagtaccttattatgtaattataagCTAAAATTGGTTGTTTACTTACAAAATATGATCAATTAAAGCATCATAAATGTCAAGTTTATATGAAAATGTGATGTATTCTAGACACTTATCACTTGTGCTATCCTTCATCTTAATAGAACACATTTACACAACCCATCGTCAGGAACATTTTCGATACAAGCACTCTTCTGAGCCTGTCACCGCATGAACCTAACTTTTGATACCGGTGgttaacaaaattaatagataaacAAGTGGAAGCTAAATCAAGTCAAATCTTccctaaataaatattttattaaaaatcacataattaaattaaatcaaaattaaaacattttattaaaattatagaattaaactaaaaaaacaaaattaaatcagaatcaattaaaattatatagttatattccgaaaataaaacttaatagatttaattaaaattcaagatttaattttgaatttattatattaaatttattacaacattttaataatttaaaaaaacataacaagTGACATCATGATTCATGTCATTAGAGTTgagtatttcttttttcaatagtatatttttttttactatctaTACACTTTTGTaagatataaaaacaaaaaacaaatttattcctttatttattttctcatctCCTCGTGAAAAGAAGACGTCGCACTAGAGATGATATTGCGAAACAATAAAGAAGAACAGTAcaagatatatattatttgctCTTCAATTAAAATGGAATAACCTTTTGCTAAAATTGTGCTTTATAACACAATTTCATtgagttttcaattttttattttattttttaaaataaattgtgcTAGTGAgcgcatttttaatttttattattattcttttgtttattatcacgtttttcattactttttaataaagcCGTACCTattgacattattttttttaattcgtacCTTGAGacatgtttttatgtttttttattttttctacttttattgaaaaaagttattttgacattgttttcaattttgacctccatttgacaccaaatttattaataaaatattctattaatgttataaaaataaataaatatatatatatatatatatatatataaaatattataataaaataataatattttgaagcgttaaataatagtaaaagaaaatttacaaTGGCAAACTACCATTGTCCTTTTATTACCATGTGATCAGTCTTGTCATAGTACAAATGTAACCATAGTTAAGTGTTTCGTGTGCTTTTTATATCCTTGAATTTTATTCAGTGTGTATTATACAAAACCTTTATCTTTCAATAATTTAGTTTCTTGCGTTTCTCTCTGTGATAACTTTTTATAAAGTCATTCGGTtagggatttttttttaaaagtcgTTATCTTGttcatttataaacaaaaagacAGATATTCAAAATGGGTCATGCTTTAATTGGTGGGAAGCTATGGACTGTGATAAATATGGAGGCTTTTGGGATTGGGACAGAACTCTCTTTCACGAGGAATGTGTAGTTTTGTACCCAGTTGCTTTCATTATTAGTGCTCTTTTTAATGCCATGGCCAAACTGAAAGTTAAAGACAAAGTGTATTAATAGGGTTTAAAAGAGGCATCACTGAACCAACATTTTTACTTCCTAATTTATCTTATCAAACCAGATTTGGATAGCAATTTTTATTTCTGAATCTGTCACACTGGATCAAACTATCcatttttgtcaatattttaaCCAATCTATTAACAAACAtcttaaaaaagttattaacaaattagaaaacaaagaaagttaCTAAAATCTAccacaaaattatttaaagatcgattatattgaaaaatttaattataactggttgatatgtttttatttacccttttgtttcaatttgatattttctcAGTGTGATGTCATTTTCAGCATCATCATAACATTACCAATTCTGTGTTATCTTAGGTAAAGCCCTCTCTTCGTCTTCGTCCATGGAACACAGCAAAATCTTTCACATCTGAGAAATATTAATggttcttaaaaaaaattccaacaacgattttatatataaaaataagaaaaatgaaaaacatgttAGAAATAGgcttaagcctaactcaacctcacaaaacggACTTGTAAGGTGGTGTATATTCATTTCGTACGTGAGacaagaaattagtgggtggtTTATTAGGAGCCCGATATCGGGTAGAACTAAATGTCAAAGAGAATTCGTTAGCATAGGCTCtaacttggctctgataccatgttaaaaatAGGCTTAAACCTacctcaacctcacaaaaccgacttgtaagatgaggtttgcatctcacttatatattatgaattggccTGATCTCTAGTAGATGTGAAACTTCTAACAAAACATGCCAACAAGCATGATGACTCCgaccaaaaattaattaaaaaataagaaggaagaagaatacaaaatatatattataggcTCTTCCATTGAAACAAAAAAGCTTTTTTAGTATAATGAAAATGGGATAACTagtattactttttcaattttaattttttttgtagataaACTATCTAAACACAAAGCAACAGTTTATATAGTATTagttatttaagattttaataataaaataaaattaaaaaaaatcttctaaTGATTTATTTAGCAAAAGACACGTCCAAACAAATACATGCACATGCTACAGCCTACGAAATGAGAGAGCACACTTCGAACTCAGAGTTTGCTATAGCAATTGTCAAGAACAGTAGCTGAACGATTGGTGTAACAGTAATGTAATTACAGATTTTATCATCTCTATCTGTTACCAGTTAGGTAACCCTTCGTTAGTGAACTCTTGGGTTTTGCTTTTGACTCTGGTTAGGTTTATTATGTTACATCTTGATCAAGACTTTgctttttttcctctttcttgtATATCTTACTTTTGAATAATACTTTTCTTTTCGTCTCTTtgacttttttcttcttcttttttttttttcctttggtCTTATATTTAACATCATATTATAGAGtactttcttaattaaatttgatatttatagatctcttattttattctatttgttATGATATTCTGTTtcatatacaaaatttatatacgTGATCAGACAAATGCAGAAAATTTGTTCAGGGTAATGAGCTCTTTTTGCAGAAAAGAAAGTGAGTAGGATTTGCCAGAGAATAATTGCTGCATACAAAGGCAACAAAATTGAGGCTGATCTTTGACTGCATTATTGTGGTTGAGGCAACTTGCTGATCTTTGACTGCATTATTTTGGTTGAGGACGAGTAATGATTTATGAACACTAGATACCTCTTAATATgtagtatatattaaaaagagaagaaaaatggtAGACATATAAATCATGTGATGTAATAcgaagaaagataaaaaaaaaaaatgtaattagagTAGATAAAATCATAGTATGAATGAATCATCTACCTACTCAACCATTCATTGAAATATATATGTGCTAAAATCTCTAAGCTTATGCCATATAAGTTTGAGTGAGTGGTGATCTGCATCATGGCTACCCCGTCCTTTCGTCGCATTTCCGAATGCTTCGTCCAGCCACACCGCCCCACTGAAATGTCAAAGCAAATATGGCATTTAACACATTGGGATATTTCAATGTTGAGTAGCCACTATATCCAGAAGGGTCTACTTTTCAAGAAGCCTTCAACACTTGTTCATCCAAATCATTTCACAGAAAAACTGTTGCAAAAACTCACacactctctttctctcacCCTCTCCCATTTCTATCCATTAGCGGGCCGTTTCGTCACCCAAAAAACGCAAGACCCTCCCTCTTATGCT
Encoded here:
- the LOC114162211 gene encoding uncharacterized acetyltransferase At3g50280-like, whose amino-acid sequence is MGTPAVRRISECFVKPHPSDHFSDQICNLTPWDIAMLSVHYIQKGLLFKKPETLVDENEFIQNLLEKLKHSLSLTLSHFYPLSGRLVTHKTQNPPSYTVSVDCKNSDGARFIYATLDVTISELLSPVDTPSIFQSFFDHHKAINHDGHSMPLLSIQITELVDGVFIGCSMNHVIGDGTSYWNFFNSWSQIFQAQSLSRQPINNRWFPNNCIPPISLNFKHHDEFIERSEKPLLRERFFHFSAESIAKLKAKANSESNTTTISSFQSLSALVWRSITRARSIPSDQKTTCRLAATSRSRMEPALPEEYFGNCLHAVNAETTAGELLENDLGWAAWKLHVAVKNLNDRVVLQYLQEWLDSPVIYQMGRFFEPYCVMMGSSPRFNMYGSEFGMGKAVAARSGYANKFDGKVSSYPGREGGGSIDLEVCLFPHTMTALESDKEFMNAVSEFNPLLF